The following coding sequences are from one Microbacterium sp. SORGH_AS_0969 window:
- a CDS encoding alpha/beta fold hydrolase, with product MVRVDRRLTSEVDMYFDLPGHGQTPAGEVASAEDVVLAVEAEVRERVGDEPFAVLGNSFGGMIARRVAHDFRLQALGLALIAPVFVSNKSHRAVPERTVLSSDASVLRELGDVAPQYADMAVMHTNDKAQAFLEHAHPGLAAADQDALNRISERYALSAEPETLSPEPFTQPSLFFTGRQDHVVGCEDAWATIEHYPRATFVTLDTAGHNVHLDRSGVVLTLIGDWLVRMAAS from the coding sequence GTGGTACGCGTTGACCGACGGCTGACCTCCGAGGTGGACATGTACTTTGATCTCCCGGGCCACGGGCAGACACCTGCTGGTGAGGTGGCGAGCGCGGAGGACGTCGTGCTCGCGGTTGAGGCCGAAGTTCGCGAGCGGGTAGGTGATGAGCCGTTCGCCGTGCTCGGGAACTCGTTCGGCGGCATGATCGCCCGCCGAGTTGCGCACGACTTCCGACTCCAGGCTCTCGGGCTGGCGCTGATCGCACCCGTTTTCGTGTCCAACAAGTCACACAGGGCCGTCCCAGAGCGGACGGTCTTGTCATCCGACGCGTCGGTGTTGCGCGAACTTGGTGACGTTGCGCCCCAGTACGCCGACATGGCCGTGATGCACACGAACGACAAGGCGCAGGCTTTCCTAGAACATGCGCATCCTGGCCTCGCCGCGGCAGACCAAGACGCTTTGAATCGGATCTCCGAGCGATACGCGCTGTCGGCTGAGCCTGAGACTCTATCCCCAGAGCCATTCACGCAGCCGTCACTGTTTTTTACAGGACGGCAGGACCATGTGGTCGGCTGCGAAGACGCATGGGCAACGATTGAGCATTACCCGCGCGCCACCTTCGTCACCTTGGATACCGCCGGGCACAACGTCCATCTGGACCGATCGGGAGTCGTCCTCACACTGATCGGCGATTGGTTAGTACGCATGGCGGCTTCCTAG
- a CDS encoding CdaR family transcriptional regulator, producing the protein MTTASGPGETHEGDVSELLALVARQLDLRMPEIVREMRDLLASRIDDLGGDPQLVEMLQASIEGNVTTICHILANQIDLESLQPTTAAVEYAARLAQRDVPLSALTRAYYLGQSMFLRLGMDEAERLGVSDRVKIDVVRDIADVVHRYIDWILQLVTGVHEQERRRWWSTRATLNASIILKVLRGDYLPIRGFVSETGYTLAQTHLGVMAWSDLDSDDAARQHEIDVLLRRLATVVRSPAPPLITVVDRSTAWAWFGAPLLDAGVVAQVEELVTTVPGVRIALGEPGHDVAGFRRTHEQAAIARLVALSSPRYRDRAVVSYADPQVALVQLLTKDATATAAWVREVLGDYAGAGEHARSMRETVAAYYAADKNAVRAAEQLGVHRNTVRQRVDRFEGAVGARGVDPLQVALALRIYDDLLLDGADAHHT; encoded by the coding sequence GTGACGACGGCATCCGGTCCCGGCGAGACCCACGAGGGCGACGTCTCCGAACTGCTCGCGCTCGTCGCGCGACAGCTCGACCTGCGCATGCCCGAGATCGTTCGCGAGATGCGCGACCTCCTGGCATCCCGGATCGACGATCTCGGGGGCGACCCGCAACTCGTCGAGATGCTGCAGGCGAGCATCGAGGGCAACGTGACGACGATCTGCCACATCCTCGCGAACCAGATCGATCTGGAGAGTCTGCAGCCCACGACCGCCGCCGTCGAGTACGCGGCGCGGCTCGCGCAGCGCGATGTTCCGCTGTCAGCTCTGACCCGCGCCTACTACCTGGGGCAGAGTATGTTCCTACGGCTCGGGATGGACGAGGCGGAGCGCCTCGGTGTCTCGGACCGCGTGAAGATCGACGTGGTCCGCGATATCGCCGACGTCGTGCACCGCTACATCGACTGGATCCTGCAGCTCGTGACGGGCGTGCACGAGCAGGAGCGTCGGCGCTGGTGGAGCACCCGCGCGACGTTGAACGCGAGCATCATCCTCAAGGTGCTGCGCGGCGACTACCTGCCGATCCGCGGATTCGTCTCCGAGACCGGATACACGCTTGCGCAGACGCACCTCGGTGTCATGGCGTGGTCTGACCTGGATTCCGATGACGCCGCGCGCCAGCACGAGATCGACGTCCTGCTGCGCCGGCTGGCCACGGTCGTACGGTCTCCTGCGCCGCCGCTGATCACGGTGGTGGACCGGTCGACCGCCTGGGCGTGGTTCGGGGCGCCGCTCCTTGACGCCGGCGTCGTCGCGCAGGTCGAGGAGCTCGTGACGACGGTGCCCGGTGTGCGGATCGCCCTCGGCGAGCCAGGCCACGACGTCGCCGGCTTCCGTCGCACGCACGAGCAGGCGGCGATCGCGCGGCTCGTGGCGCTGTCGTCGCCGCGCTACCGCGATCGCGCGGTGGTGTCGTACGCCGACCCGCAGGTCGCTCTCGTCCAGCTGTTGACGAAGGATGCCACGGCGACGGCGGCGTGGGTGCGCGAGGTTCTGGGCGATTACGCCGGTGCCGGGGAGCACGCGCGCTCGATGCGCGAAACCGTCGCGGCGTACTACGCGGCAGACAAGAACGCCGTGCGTGCGGCGGAGCAGCTCGGCGTGCACCGCAACACGGTACGTCAGCGCGTCGACCGGTTCGAAGGGGCGGTCGGGGCGCGCGGCGTCGATCCGCTGCAGGTCGCCCTGGCGCTGCGGATCTACGACGACCTTCTGCTCGACGGAGCCGACGCCCACCACACGTGA
- a CDS encoding class I adenylate-forming enzyme family protein — MSLDELDTRTTTRGTVSGLDHLPWRSPSAGTARLAVRDVTEELSYRALERRAAACAEQFAARGIGRGDVVAIMLPNSVAFLTAMLGAWRVGAAVTPVNPTFTERELRYQLDDSGARLLITSAAPNVEVETLAPADLARVADGPVDDPAITPDTLALLVYTSGSTGQPKGVMLDHANLSAMARSLGRHIELGPDDQALLVLPLFHVNSLCVSFLAPISAGGSVSILERFAPATFLDAVQRFRPTYFSAVPAIFARLAEIPREEFPRLPSLRVAICGAAPASPELLAFSEERFGIPILEGYGLTEATCASACNPLWGERKPGTVGRALPGQQIAILDDEGRLVPPGVRGEVAILSPTVMRGYLGRPDATAEVMRGGWLRTGDIGILDEDAYLTLVDRAKDMIIRGGENLYPKEIEAFLVTHPAVLEAAVIGRPDPVYGEVPIADVVLHPGETVTEDELRAHCAEGLTKIKVPAEIRIVADLVRNPVGKVDKPAMRRALAASAA, encoded by the coding sequence ATGTCTCTCGACGAACTCGACACGCGCACCACGACACGGGGCACGGTGTCCGGCCTCGATCATCTGCCGTGGCGGAGCCCCTCGGCGGGGACCGCGCGGCTGGCGGTGCGCGATGTGACCGAAGAACTCAGCTACCGCGCCCTCGAACGACGCGCCGCGGCCTGCGCGGAGCAGTTCGCCGCGCGGGGCATCGGCCGCGGCGACGTCGTGGCGATCATGCTGCCGAACTCCGTCGCGTTCCTCACCGCCATGCTCGGCGCCTGGCGCGTCGGTGCCGCGGTGACCCCGGTGAACCCCACCTTCACCGAGCGCGAGCTCCGCTACCAGCTAGACGACTCGGGAGCGCGTCTGCTCATCACCTCGGCGGCACCGAACGTCGAGGTCGAGACGCTCGCGCCGGCGGATCTCGCCCGCGTCGCGGACGGGCCCGTCGACGACCCGGCCATCACGCCCGACACCCTCGCACTGCTGGTGTACACGAGCGGTTCGACCGGGCAGCCCAAGGGCGTCATGCTCGACCACGCCAACCTCAGTGCGATGGCTCGATCCCTCGGCCGGCACATCGAGCTCGGACCCGACGACCAAGCCCTGCTCGTGCTGCCGCTGTTCCACGTCAACTCGCTCTGCGTGAGCTTCCTCGCCCCGATCAGCGCCGGCGGCAGTGTCTCGATCCTCGAGCGCTTCGCCCCCGCCACCTTCCTCGACGCGGTCCAGCGCTTCCGGCCCACCTACTTCTCCGCGGTGCCGGCGATCTTCGCCCGTCTGGCAGAGATTCCGCGGGAAGAGTTTCCGCGTCTGCCCTCGTTGCGCGTGGCGATCTGCGGGGCGGCTCCGGCCAGCCCTGAACTCCTCGCTTTCAGCGAGGAGCGCTTCGGCATCCCGATCCTCGAGGGGTACGGCCTCACCGAAGCCACGTGCGCCTCGGCGTGCAACCCGCTGTGGGGCGAGCGCAAGCCCGGCACCGTGGGCCGCGCGCTCCCCGGCCAGCAGATCGCCATCCTCGACGACGAAGGCCGTCTCGTGCCCCCGGGCGTGCGCGGCGAGGTCGCGATCCTCAGCCCCACCGTCATGCGCGGATACCTCGGACGACCGGATGCCACGGCCGAGGTGATGCGCGGAGGATGGCTGCGGACCGGGGATATCGGCATCCTGGACGAAGACGCCTACCTGACGCTCGTCGATCGGGCCAAGGACATGATCATCCGCGGCGGCGAGAATCTCTACCCCAAGGAGATCGAGGCCTTCCTCGTCACCCACCCCGCGGTGCTCGAGGCCGCGGTCATCGGGCGCCCTGACCCGGTGTACGGCGAGGTCCCGATCGCTGACGTCGTGCTGCACCCCGGCGAGACCGTCACCGAGGACGAGTTGCGCGCCCACTGCGCCGAGGGCCTCACCAAGATCAAAGTGCCCGCCGAGATCCGCATCGTCGCCGATCTTGTGCGCAACCCGGTCGGCAAGGTCGACAAGCCGGCGATGCGCCGCGCGCTCGCCGCGAGCGCCGCCTGA
- a CDS encoding DMT family transporter, translating into MVAAPCAEGAFAVVGVEWARPGAGRRMLWLAACIGILDVVANALYLEAVRNGMLSVVAVISSLYPASTVVLAFAIDRERPTRRQVVGFVVAIAALGIITWGRS; encoded by the coding sequence ATGGTAGCCGCCCCCTGCGCGGAGGGTGCGTTCGCTGTCGTCGGTGTTGAGTGGGCTCGGCCGGGGGCGGGGCGCCGGATGCTTTGGCTCGCCGCGTGCATCGGCATCCTCGACGTGGTCGCCAACGCGCTGTACCTCGAGGCGGTGCGTAACGGGATGCTGTCGGTCGTCGCCGTGATCAGTTCGCTGTATCCCGCGAGCACCGTCGTCCTCGCCTTCGCGATCGATAGAGAGCGACCCACCCGCCGTCAGGTCGTCGGGTTCGTCGTGGCCATCGCAGCCTTGGGGATCATCACGTGGGGGAGAAGCTGA
- a CDS encoding NAD(P)/FAD-dependent oxidoreductase, translating to MLEAYDVLVVGAGQAGVQVADSLRKGGFAGTVGIINAEDSLPYERPPLSKAFLRGEAEIDDFLFHNADWYAQHDIDLIAPATVESVDAEGHVAMLEDGQRISWGRLIWAAGGRARKLSLPGAELAGVLSLRTHQDAADLRQRVGTAHRAVIIGGGYIGLEAAAAFATLGLDVTVIEAQDRLLARVTCNAVSDFYLDLHRKHDTTVLLASGIERIVGENGNASGVELLDGTLLPADIVLVGVGLIPNVEPLAAAGATVTNGLEVDECFRTSLPDVFAIGDCVNIAHPFAADSRVRLESVPNANEHGKALAEVLLGVDQAPPSPPWFWSHQFDVKLQTVGLQTGHDDAVIRGDVESRKFSVVYLREGRVIALDCINSVADFAQGKQLVKNGVHASASELADTAVPLKAHLATVKTP from the coding sequence GTGCTCGAGGCATATGACGTGCTAGTCGTGGGGGCCGGTCAAGCGGGCGTGCAGGTGGCCGATTCGCTCAGGAAAGGCGGATTCGCCGGAACTGTGGGCATCATCAACGCGGAAGACTCGCTGCCCTATGAGCGACCTCCGCTGTCGAAGGCCTTCCTGCGTGGCGAAGCCGAAATCGACGACTTCCTGTTTCACAATGCCGATTGGTATGCGCAGCACGACATCGACCTGATCGCCCCTGCGACAGTCGAGTCTGTCGACGCCGAAGGACACGTCGCGATGCTCGAGGACGGTCAGCGCATCAGCTGGGGCCGGCTGATCTGGGCCGCAGGCGGCCGGGCCCGCAAACTCTCACTTCCCGGCGCCGAACTCGCTGGCGTCCTCTCTCTCCGAACGCACCAGGACGCCGCCGACCTGCGGCAGAGGGTCGGCACCGCTCACCGCGCAGTGATCATCGGCGGGGGATACATCGGCCTCGAAGCCGCCGCCGCGTTCGCCACCCTCGGGCTCGACGTCACCGTCATCGAAGCACAAGACCGGCTCCTCGCCCGGGTCACCTGCAATGCCGTTTCCGACTTCTACCTCGACCTGCACCGCAAGCACGACACCACGGTGTTGCTCGCGAGCGGGATCGAGCGCATCGTCGGCGAGAACGGGAATGCGTCCGGCGTCGAGCTTCTCGACGGCACTCTCCTCCCCGCAGACATCGTCCTTGTCGGCGTCGGCCTCATACCCAACGTCGAGCCTCTCGCCGCTGCAGGCGCAACGGTGACGAACGGACTCGAAGTCGACGAGTGCTTCCGAACGTCGCTTCCCGATGTGTTTGCCATCGGTGACTGCGTCAACATCGCCCACCCGTTCGCTGCCGACTCGCGAGTCAGACTCGAATCGGTTCCCAACGCGAATGAGCACGGAAAAGCACTGGCTGAGGTCCTTCTTGGAGTGGACCAGGCCCCGCCTTCCCCGCCGTGGTTCTGGTCACACCAGTTCGACGTCAAACTGCAGACAGTCGGTCTTCAAACCGGCCACGACGACGCTGTAATCCGCGGCGACGTCGAGAGTAGGAAGTTCAGTGTGGTCTACCTCCGAGAAGGTCGTGTCATCGCCCTGGACTGCATCAACTCCGTCGCCGACTTCGCCCAGGGGAAGCAACTCGTCAAGAACGGCGTCCACGCGTCTGCCTCCGAGCTCGCCGATACCGCGGTTCCCCTCAAAGCTCATTTGGCAACAGTGAAGACGCCGTAA
- a CDS encoding NAD(P)/FAD-dependent oxidoreductase, whose translation MTRAVVVGSGPNGLAAAATLSAAGLDVHVVEAADELGGGARNSEPLLAGLIQDHCAAVHPMSAGSPYFADLELPASPWALPEIDCAHPLDDGDVVLLRRSIDDTAADLGRDGWRWRTIFGPSSRSFAALSEDILRPLVGIPRHPLLLARFGAGAALPPVWTSRAFAEERTRALFLGVAAHAFQRLDQPLVGGIGVGIITAGHAVGWPVVAGGTGTLTAAVIARLRERGVTFETGRRIRSRRDLPPHDVAMLDVHPHAVAEILGGSLPRRTAEAFRRFRSGPAAFKVEFAVEGGVPWRAEETGRAGTVHLAGSAREIAAVERDVAEGRMPERPFVLVGQQHVADPQRSVGNVHPLYAYAHVPAGYTGDATDAVVSQIERFAPGFRDRIRAMRVITATEWSQRNPNFVGGDILTGAKTPLQFTLGPRITAQPYDTGVPGYYLCSAATPPGPGIHGLCGVNAARRALRGIVPTAARRTAEAQPA comes from the coding sequence ATGACACGCGCCGTGGTCGTCGGCAGCGGTCCCAACGGGCTGGCCGCTGCCGCGACCCTGTCGGCCGCCGGCCTCGACGTGCACGTCGTCGAGGCGGCGGACGAACTCGGAGGAGGGGCGCGCAACAGCGAGCCCCTCCTCGCGGGGCTCATCCAGGACCACTGCGCCGCGGTGCACCCGATGTCCGCGGGGTCGCCGTATTTCGCTGATCTCGAGCTGCCCGCCTCGCCATGGGCGCTCCCCGAGATCGACTGCGCCCACCCGCTCGACGACGGCGACGTGGTGCTGCTGCGCCGCTCCATCGACGACACCGCGGCCGACCTCGGGCGCGACGGGTGGCGGTGGCGGACCATCTTCGGGCCGTCGTCGAGGTCATTCGCGGCACTGTCGGAAGACATCCTGCGCCCCCTCGTCGGCATCCCGCGTCATCCTCTTCTCCTCGCGCGCTTCGGCGCCGGCGCGGCCCTGCCGCCGGTATGGACCTCCCGGGCGTTCGCCGAGGAGCGGACGCGGGCACTGTTCCTCGGCGTCGCGGCCCATGCGTTCCAGCGGCTCGACCAGCCCCTCGTGGGCGGGATCGGCGTGGGCATCATCACCGCCGGGCACGCCGTGGGCTGGCCCGTGGTCGCGGGCGGCACGGGGACGCTCACCGCGGCCGTAATCGCGCGGCTGCGCGAACGCGGGGTGACGTTCGAGACCGGTCGGCGCATCCGTTCGCGGCGCGATCTGCCCCCGCACGACGTCGCCATGCTCGACGTGCACCCGCACGCCGTCGCCGAAATCCTCGGGGGGAGCCTGCCGCGTCGCACGGCGGAGGCGTTCCGCCGCTTCCGCTCCGGGCCCGCGGCCTTCAAGGTCGAGTTCGCCGTCGAGGGCGGCGTGCCGTGGCGAGCGGAAGAGACCGGCCGTGCCGGGACCGTGCACCTGGCGGGGTCGGCGCGCGAGATCGCGGCCGTCGAACGCGACGTCGCCGAGGGGCGGATGCCGGAACGTCCCTTCGTGCTCGTGGGTCAGCAGCACGTCGCCGATCCGCAGCGCTCGGTGGGGAACGTGCACCCGCTGTACGCCTACGCTCACGTGCCCGCCGGCTACACGGGGGATGCCACCGACGCCGTCGTGTCGCAGATCGAGCGGTTCGCCCCGGGCTTCCGCGACCGCATCCGGGCGATGCGGGTCATCACCGCGACGGAGTGGAGCCAGCGGAACCCGAACTTCGTCGGCGGCGACATCCTCACCGGTGCCAAGACGCCGCTGCAGTTCACGCTCGGTCCGCGCATCACGGCGCAGCCGTACGATACGGGGGTGCCGGGCTATTACCTCTGTTCCGCGGCCACGCCCCCGGGGCCGGGGATCCACGGCCTGTGCGGCGTGAACGCCGCACGACGCGCGCTGCGCGGCATCGTGCCCACGGCCGCGCGGCGAACGGCGGAAGCTCAGCCCGCGTGA
- a CDS encoding GrpB family protein, producing MSEEKNPAALVEHQAEWPQRASRLLSDVGDALKGMDGSESAKLDHIGSTSVPGLAAKPLIDLQLRISPLPAEGDLRARLQPLGYMRARGSRPDSPGVDRDLPRGSVEVDPRVWEKQLFWNEDAQAILHVRRADSPWGFYTVWFRDWLRANPDARSRYEAVKRDLSAQQVGKADYDDYTRAKTAFFDEVQGEFEAWAAINR from the coding sequence GTGAGCGAGGAGAAAAATCCGGCTGCGCTGGTCGAGCATCAAGCCGAGTGGCCTCAGCGCGCATCGCGTTTACTGTCTGACGTGGGCGACGCGTTGAAAGGAATGGATGGCAGCGAGTCCGCGAAACTCGATCACATCGGCTCCACCTCCGTGCCTGGCCTTGCAGCGAAGCCTCTAATCGATCTGCAGCTACGCATTTCTCCCCTGCCCGCCGAGGGGGACCTCCGCGCGAGGTTGCAACCGTTGGGCTACATGAGGGCTCGTGGATCCCGACCAGATTCCCCGGGCGTCGACCGCGACCTTCCACGAGGCTCGGTCGAGGTCGATCCCCGCGTATGGGAGAAGCAACTTTTCTGGAACGAGGACGCCCAAGCCATCCTGCATGTCCGACGAGCAGACTCCCCCTGGGGCTTTTACACGGTCTGGTTCCGCGACTGGTTACGGGCTAACCCTGACGCTCGCAGTCGCTACGAGGCAGTGAAACGAGATCTCAGTGCACAACAGGTCGGCAAAGCCGACTACGACGATTACACGCGGGCGAAGACGGCTTTTTTCGACGAGGTGCAGGGGGAGTTTGAGGCATGGGCAGCCATCAATCGATAG
- a CDS encoding DUF3556 domain-containing protein encodes MGFKTGDFPPVDLSTFLHQPLRERVKALGLHWVEYGFGSPRMIAATYLVKIAVLWLLIGSIIITATSGVGWFWQVDQWWNQPIVYQKAIIWTMLLEAIGLAGSWGPTAGKFKPMTGGIQFWARPGTIRLRPWAWVPGTAGDTRTIFDVVVYLGFLAALATALVLPGTVTPALAAALPGNTSGLVQTAPVIVAIALLVIVGVRDKTIAVASRIEQYLPALVFFSVLSFVDMIIALKLLIVAVWVCAGVSKFGKHFVNVIPPMLSNTPFWPPRWLKRALYRDFPRDVRPSKLAHFMAHAMGTTVEIAVPLVLLFSQNFWVTLAAVVLIVGFHLFIFSTFPLAVPLEWNTLFCYAAVFLFLGFPAQSGYAVTDFSNGWLLAGIVAALLFFPVLGNIRPDKVSFLPSMRQYAGNWASALWTFTPGAEKKLDAVIRPTKNQVDQLVQLGYAPEVAEITMQQTLAWRSMHSQGRGLFSVLYRALPDIETRTIREGEFACNSVIGFNFGDGHLHDESLIRALQSRCRFEPGEFVVVWVESQAIHANYQEYKVIDAARGVIERGRWRVADAVAAQPWLADGPIPLERSWRADATGPVTEATNSVRTVSRRRGERVPK; translated from the coding sequence ATGGGATTCAAAACCGGCGATTTTCCGCCCGTCGATCTGTCGACGTTCTTGCACCAACCGCTGCGTGAGCGCGTCAAGGCGCTCGGGCTCCACTGGGTCGAGTACGGCTTCGGATCGCCCCGTATGATCGCGGCGACTTACCTCGTCAAGATCGCCGTGCTGTGGCTCCTGATCGGCAGCATCATCATCACGGCGACGAGCGGTGTGGGATGGTTCTGGCAGGTCGACCAGTGGTGGAACCAGCCGATCGTCTATCAGAAGGCGATCATCTGGACGATGCTGCTCGAAGCGATCGGTCTCGCCGGGTCGTGGGGGCCTACGGCGGGCAAGTTCAAGCCCATGACCGGTGGCATCCAGTTCTGGGCTCGTCCGGGCACGATCCGGCTGCGGCCGTGGGCCTGGGTGCCGGGGACGGCCGGCGACACCCGCACGATCTTCGACGTCGTCGTCTACCTCGGGTTCCTCGCGGCGCTCGCCACGGCGCTCGTGCTCCCCGGCACGGTGACCCCGGCGCTCGCCGCGGCGCTGCCCGGGAACACGAGCGGGCTCGTGCAGACCGCCCCCGTGATCGTCGCGATCGCGCTGCTGGTGATCGTGGGGGTGCGCGACAAGACGATCGCGGTCGCCTCGCGCATCGAGCAGTACCTGCCGGCGCTGGTGTTCTTCTCGGTGCTGTCGTTCGTCGACATGATCATCGCGCTGAAGCTGCTCATCGTGGCCGTGTGGGTCTGTGCGGGCGTTTCGAAGTTCGGCAAGCACTTCGTCAACGTCATCCCGCCGATGCTCAGCAACACCCCGTTCTGGCCGCCGCGGTGGCTCAAGCGAGCCCTTTATCGCGACTTCCCGCGGGACGTCCGGCCGTCGAAGCTCGCGCACTTCATGGCGCACGCCATGGGCACCACGGTGGAGATCGCCGTTCCGCTCGTGCTGCTGTTCTCGCAGAACTTCTGGGTGACGCTTGCGGCGGTGGTGCTCATCGTGGGCTTCCACCTGTTCATCTTCTCGACGTTCCCGCTCGCCGTTCCGCTCGAGTGGAACACCCTGTTCTGCTACGCCGCGGTGTTCCTCTTTCTCGGATTCCCGGCGCAGTCGGGGTACGCGGTCACCGACTTCTCGAACGGGTGGCTCCTCGCCGGGATCGTGGCGGCCCTGCTGTTCTTCCCGGTGCTCGGCAACATCCGCCCCGACAAGGTCTCGTTCCTCCCATCGATGCGTCAGTACGCCGGCAACTGGGCGTCGGCGCTGTGGACTTTCACGCCAGGAGCGGAGAAGAAGCTGGATGCCGTCATCCGCCCGACGAAGAACCAGGTCGATCAGCTGGTGCAGCTGGGGTACGCCCCCGAGGTCGCTGAGATCACGATGCAGCAGACCCTGGCTTGGCGCTCGATGCACAGCCAGGGCCGCGGCCTCTTCTCGGTGCTGTACCGGGCACTGCCCGACATCGAGACCCGCACGATCCGCGAGGGTGAGTTCGCCTGCAACTCGGTGATCGGCTTCAACTTCGGCGACGGGCACCTGCACGACGAGTCGCTCATCCGTGCACTGCAGAGCCGCTGCCGCTTCGAGCCGGGCGAGTTCGTGGTGGTATGGGTGGAGTCCCAAGCCATCCACGCGAACTACCAGGAGTACAAGGTGATCGATGCGGCCCGTGGCGTCATCGAGCGGGGGCGCTGGCGCGTGGCGGATGCCGTGGCCGCCCAGCCGTGGCTCGCGGACGGGCCCATCCCGCTCGAGCGGTCCTGGCGCGCCGACGCGACCGGCCCGGTGACCGAGGCGACGAACAGCGTCCGCACGGTCTCGCGCAGGCGAGGAGAGCGGGTCCCGAAATGA
- a CDS encoding IS3 family transposase (programmed frameshift) encodes MNRKYSPEMRERALRMLAETRPSHPTMMSAVRHVAGLLGMSPETLRLWQRQAEVDAGAKPGLTTDAAAEIKRLQKENAELRKANEILKAASVFFAKGARPPLTEMIRFISEHRDRFGVELICRVLRPAVQGFLTSRGYRAALARTPSTRRLRDELLAPEVARLHAENYGVYGRRKMHALIRRQGWDIGRDQTERLMRLAGVRGVRKSKRVFTTRSDKTTVLPADLVNRRFTAPAPRRLWVCDVTYVATWSGFAYVAFVTDVYSRRIVGWNVAATLKAEILPMQALDMAAWDAGGRLDGLIHHADHGSNYTAMVYTDRIVELGAIPSTGTVGDSFDNAMAEAVNNLYKTELIRQRGPWRTVEQVELATLEYVWRWNNSRLHGELDMRTPIEVEDAYYADLESANPAPAGQGSQ; translated from the exons ATGAACAGGAAGTACTCGCCGGAGATGCGTGAGCGGGCGCTCAGGATGCTCGCGGAGACGCGGCCGTCGCACCCGACGATGATGAGCGCCGTGCGGCATGTCGCGGGCCTGCTGGGGATGAGTCCGGAGACGCTGCGACTGTGGCAGCGTCAAGCGGAAGTCGACGCGGGCGCCAAACCCGGGCTGACAACGGACGCGGCGGCGGAGATCAAGCGGCTGCAGAAGGAGAACGCCGAGCTTCGTAAGGCGAATGAGATTCTCAAGGCTGCAAGTGTGTTTTTCGCGA AAGGAGCTCGACCGCCCCTGACCGAGATGATCCGGTTCATCAGTGAACACCGGGATCGTTTCGGGGTCGAGCTCATCTGCCGGGTCCTCCGACCGGCAGTCCAGGGTTTCCTTACCTCCCGCGGCTACCGCGCCGCCCTCGCCCGAACGCCGTCAACGCGGCGGTTGCGGGACGAACTGCTCGCACCGGAGGTCGCCAGGCTGCATGCGGAGAACTACGGCGTCTACGGGCGACGGAAGATGCATGCGCTGATACGCCGGCAGGGGTGGGACATCGGCCGCGACCAGACCGAGAGGCTTATGCGTCTCGCGGGTGTCCGGGGCGTGAGGAAGTCGAAGCGGGTGTTCACGACCCGCTCCGACAAGACAACGGTGCTGCCCGCCGACCTCGTAAACAGGCGCTTCACCGCGCCGGCTCCGAGACGGCTCTGGGTCTGCGACGTGACCTACGTCGCGACCTGGTCCGGCTTCGCGTACGTCGCGTTCGTCACCGACGTCTACTCGAGACGCATCGTCGGGTGGAACGTCGCCGCCACGCTCAAGGCCGAGATCCTGCCGATGCAGGCGCTCGACATGGCCGCGTGGGACGCCGGCGGCAGGCTCGACGGGCTGATCCATCACGCCGACCACGGATCGAACTACACCGCAATGGTCTACACCGACCGGATCGTCGAACTCGGCGCCATCCCCTCGACAGGAACCGTCGGCGACTCGTTTGACAACGCGATGGCCGAGGCCGTGAACAACCTCTACAAGACCGAACTGATCCGCCAGCGAGGCCCCTGGCGAACCGTCGAGCAGGTGGAACTGGCAACACTCGAATACGTGTGGCGGTGGAACAACTCCCGCCTCCACGGCGAGCTCGACATGCGCACCCCGATCGAAGTCGAGGACGCGTATTACGCTGACCTCGAATCAGCCAATCCAGCACCTGCCGGACAAGGCTCCCAATAG
- a CDS encoding nuclear transport factor 2 family protein, protein MSGASAATENGKKMPTTAETVVRNFYKDWGEVGFKEAYIRHLHPDVVLQNTGRPDREGIDAVLGALEKYIEIYCRPFAKVTLLHLATEGDSTVITERTEHCFSPDHDDTHDGHFASVFEIEDGKIRRWAEFWGDDPAAYSFGSALPRPETYRKVSK, encoded by the coding sequence ATGTCTGGCGCGAGCGCAGCGACCGAGAACGGAAAGAAGATGCCTACTACCGCAGAAACCGTTGTTCGAAACTTCTACAAGGACTGGGGCGAGGTCGGCTTCAAGGAGGCCTACATTCGTCACCTGCATCCCGACGTCGTTCTCCAGAACACAGGCAGGCCCGACCGAGAAGGCATCGACGCGGTCCTCGGTGCACTCGAGAAGTACATCGAGATCTACTGCCGACCCTTTGCGAAGGTAACCCTCCTCCACCTCGCCACCGAGGGAGACTCCACCGTCATCACCGAACGAACCGAACATTGCTTCAGCCCGGACCACGACGACACCCACGATGGACATTTCGCCTCCGTCTTCGAGATCGAAGACGGCAAGATCAGGCGCTGGGCCGAGTTCTGGGGCGACGACCCCGCAGCATACTCGTTCGGATCCGCGCTTCCCCGACCCGAGACATACCGCAAGGTCAGCAAGTAA